A genomic segment from Polyangium mundeleinium encodes:
- a CDS encoding FIST signal transduction protein, translating to MTTKAGVGFSNESSSTDAGTAAAQEALRTLGGGEADIVFVFASTNHDYGKLLPAIRKIIGPVPLVGCSTAGEFTHAHVGHGSVAVMAIKSDVIRFRVGFGRGLKAMRQSATTEALKSFAAEHRAARAAGFTHATCIVLSDGLAGQGEDIVESVHASASMLAQVVGGAAADDAKFARTDVFLDERHYTDAIVVVYAFSKTPIGIGVRHGLSPACPSMIVTRAADNVIHEIDGRPALDAYERFAAGIGEPITEANRDAFMITHELGMLTSSGEYKIRAPLKATEERAIVMASEVPVGASVTIMTGSEEKLVSAAEHAARSALANLAGGRPGAVLVFDCICRRIFLGEQYKRQVAAFRSVVGQDVPLIGWETYGEIALTPGQQSGWHNSTSVVAILPD from the coding sequence ATGACGACCAAGGCCGGTGTCGGTTTCTCGAACGAATCGTCCTCGACCGACGCGGGGACGGCGGCCGCGCAAGAGGCGCTGCGAACGCTCGGCGGCGGGGAAGCGGACATCGTCTTCGTCTTCGCGTCGACGAACCACGACTACGGCAAGCTCCTGCCCGCGATCCGCAAGATCATCGGCCCCGTGCCCCTCGTCGGCTGCTCGACCGCGGGCGAGTTCACGCACGCCCACGTGGGGCACGGCTCGGTCGCCGTGATGGCGATCAAGAGCGACGTGATCCGCTTCCGCGTGGGCTTCGGCCGCGGCCTCAAGGCCATGCGCCAGAGCGCGACGACCGAGGCGCTCAAATCGTTCGCCGCGGAGCACCGCGCCGCGCGCGCCGCGGGCTTCACGCACGCGACGTGTATCGTGCTGAGCGACGGGCTCGCCGGGCAAGGCGAGGACATCGTGGAGTCGGTGCACGCGAGCGCGAGCATGCTCGCGCAGGTCGTCGGCGGCGCCGCGGCGGACGACGCGAAGTTCGCGCGGACGGATGTCTTCCTCGACGAGCGGCACTACACGGACGCGATCGTCGTGGTGTACGCGTTCTCGAAGACGCCGATCGGCATCGGCGTGCGTCACGGCCTCTCGCCCGCGTGTCCGAGCATGATCGTGACGCGCGCCGCGGACAACGTGATCCACGAGATCGACGGACGCCCGGCGCTCGACGCCTACGAGCGGTTCGCGGCGGGGATCGGCGAGCCGATCACGGAGGCGAACCGCGACGCGTTCATGATCACGCACGAGCTCGGCATGCTGACGTCGAGCGGGGAGTACAAGATCCGGGCGCCGCTCAAGGCGACCGAGGAGCGCGCGATCGTCATGGCCTCCGAGGTGCCCGTGGGCGCGAGCGTGACCATCATGACGGGCAGCGAGGAGAAGCTCGTGTCCGCGGCGGAGCACGCGGCGCGCAGCGCGCTCGCGAACCTCGCGGGGGGCCGGCCGGGCGCGGTCCTGGTGTTCGACTGCATTTGCCGTCGGATCTTCCTCGGCGAGCAATACAAGCGTCAGGTCGCCGCGTTCCGCTCGGTCGTTGGTCAGGACGTACCGCTGATCGGCTGGGAGACGTACGGCGAGATCGCGCTCACGCCCGGGCAGCAGTCTGGCTGGCACAATTCGACCTCGGTCGTCGCGATCCTGCCCGACTGA